A stretch of the Aegilops tauschii subsp. strangulata cultivar AL8/78 chromosome 4, Aet v6.0, whole genome shotgun sequence genome encodes the following:
- the LOC120962668 gene encoding uncharacterized protein isoform X2, whose translation MYLALFLQELSGDEGGFDKALLKFYMNQKVKCLNRKLSSAGRRNVEPRNVFFVEESIVSVLYMRVVWFFPFSFIIVGLNSALPSSLAVATAMHFFQCLQNFPCKR comes from the exons atgtatctagcactgtTTTTGCAAGAACTTTCTGGTGATGAAGGAGGTTTTGACAAAGCTCTTTTGAAGTTCTATATGAATCAA AAAGTAAAATGCTTGAATAGGAAATTATCATCTGCTGGGAGAAGGAATGTG GAACCTCGTAATGTCTTCTTCGTCGAGGAATCCATTGTCTCCGTCTTGTACATGCGAGTCGTCTGGTTCTTTCCATTCTCCTTCATTATTGTG GGATTAAATTCTGCTCTGCCATCTTCGCTTGCTGTTGCTACGGCAATGCATTTCTTCCAATGTCTGCAGA ATTTTCCATGTAAGAGATGA
- the LOC120962668 gene encoding uncharacterized protein isoform X1, whose protein sequence is MYLALFLQELSGDEGGFDKALLKFYMNQKVKCLNRKLSSAGRRNVEPRNVFFVEESIVSVLYMRVVWFFPFSFIIVGLNSALPSSLAVATAMHFFQCLQSKLKYFPCKR, encoded by the exons atgtatctagcactgtTTTTGCAAGAACTTTCTGGTGATGAAGGAGGTTTTGACAAAGCTCTTTTGAAGTTCTATATGAATCAA AAAGTAAAATGCTTGAATAGGAAATTATCATCTGCTGGGAGAAGGAATGTG GAACCTCGTAATGTCTTCTTCGTCGAGGAATCCATTGTCTCCGTCTTGTACATGCGAGTCGTCTGGTTCTTTCCATTCTCCTTCATTATTGTG GGATTAAATTCTGCTCTGCCATCTTCGCTTGCTGTTGCTACGGCAATGCATTTCTTCCAATGTCTGCAGAGTAAGTTAAAAT ATTTTCCATGTAAGAGATGA
- the LOC109769667 gene encoding histidine-containing phosphotransfer protein 2-like translates to MAAAAIRGQINVLIATMFTTGLVDDAFLQLQRMREQGSVTPAHVVEVMNRFLNDAERIINDITGLMIEPEVDFDKVDGLVQQLKVACSSVGAKRLNLCCVQHFTPEARNKDGYLEALGRVRFQFYDLRSMFKIIMELEQHLAACGPK, encoded by the exons ATGGCGGCCGCCGCGATAAGGGGCCAGATCAACGTCCTCATCGCCACCATGTTCACCACG GGTCTGGTGGACGACGCTTTCTTGCAGCTGCAGAGGATGCGGGAGCAGGGCAGCGTAACCCCGGCCCACGTCGTTGAGGTCATGAACCGCTTCCTCAACGACGCCGAGAGGATCATCAACGACATCACCGGCCTGAT GATCGAGCCAGAGGTGGACTTCGACAAGGTGGACGGCCTCGTGCAGCAGCTGAAGGTGGCCTGCAGCAG TGTTGGTGCTAAGAGATTGAACCTCTGCTGCGTGCAACACTTCACTCCTGAGGCAAGAAACAAAGACGG GTACCTCGAGGCACTGGGTCGTGTCAGGTTTCAGTTCTACGATTTACGCAGCATGTTCAAGATCATAATGGAG CTGGAGCAGCATCTTGCGGCATGTGGTCCTAAGTAG